One region of Chloroflexota bacterium genomic DNA includes:
- a CDS encoding amidohydrolase: MNAMQWIDQNRDTLVGAADQVWDYAEILYRETQSAALLSGMLEEFGFKVKRGVAGIPTAFVAEYGHGGPVIGIMGEYDALPGLSQDRVPYRKPLQEGGNGHGCGHNLFGVACLGAAVAVKQAIDAGEVKGTVRFYGCPAEEGGSAKVFMVKAGLFKDADLCLTWHPGHLNQVSAANMLATAKVIFRFRGKTAHAAMDPYNGRSALDAVELMNVGANYLREHMISDARIHYIITNGGGAANVVPDFASSMYVVRAPKNSQVMELLERVQNVAKGAALMTGTEVEVEFGTATSNILLNDTIAEVLHDKLEVVTPPQFDAAETEFAAQLAKTFPKGSFETSLMMAGREGKQAAESLKRKVLADNVMPLVHDEMIFPASSDVGDVTWVVPTGQVTTACHAIGTPGHSWQLVAQGGMSIGHKGMLYAGKVLGAAALDFMQKPELLQKARTEFEARTKDSPYVCPIPDGVKPPLP, from the coding sequence ATGAACGCAATGCAATGGATTGACCAGAACCGCGACACACTCGTTGGCGCGGCCGACCAGGTCTGGGACTACGCCGAGATCCTGTACCGCGAAACGCAGTCGGCGGCGCTGCTGTCCGGCATGCTGGAGGAGTTCGGCTTTAAGGTCAAGCGCGGCGTCGCCGGTATCCCGACGGCGTTCGTCGCCGAGTATGGCCACGGCGGCCCGGTTATCGGCATCATGGGCGAGTACGATGCGCTGCCGGGACTGAGCCAGGATCGCGTGCCGTACCGCAAGCCGCTGCAGGAAGGCGGTAACGGCCACGGCTGCGGGCACAACCTGTTCGGCGTTGCCTGCCTCGGCGCGGCGGTGGCGGTCAAGCAGGCGATCGACGCCGGCGAGGTCAAGGGCACGGTCCGCTTCTACGGCTGCCCGGCTGAAGAGGGTGGCTCGGCCAAGGTGTTCATGGTCAAAGCCGGATTGTTTAAAGATGCCGATCTCTGCCTGACCTGGCATCCGGGGCATCTGAATCAGGTATCCGCGGCGAACATGCTGGCCACGGCAAAAGTCATATTTCGCTTCCGTGGCAAGACGGCGCACGCGGCGATGGACCCCTACAACGGCCGCAGCGCGCTGGATGCCGTCGAGTTGATGAACGTCGGCGCGAACTATCTGCGCGAGCACATGATCTCCGACGCGCGCATCCATTACATCATCACGAATGGCGGCGGCGCGGCCAACGTCGTGCCGGATTTCGCATCGTCGATGTACGTCGTGCGCGCGCCGAAGAACAGCCAGGTGATGGAGTTGCTTGAGCGCGTGCAGAACGTCGCCAAGGGCGCGGCGCTGATGACCGGCACGGAAGTGGAGGTCGAGTTTGGCACCGCGACGTCGAACATCCTGCTAAACGATACCATTGCCGAAGTCCTGCACGACAAGCTGGAAGTGGTGACGCCGCCGCAGTTCGACGCCGCCGAGACCGAGTTCGCGGCGCAATTGGCCAAGACGTTCCCGAAAGGTTCATTCGAGACCTCGCTCATGATGGCCGGTCGCGAAGGCAAGCAGGCGGCCGAGAGCCTGAAACGCAAGGTGCTGGCCGACAATGTGATGCCGCTGGTGCACGACGAGATGATCTTCCCGGCATCGAGCGATGTAGGCGACGTGACGTGGGTCGTGCCGACCGGCCAGGTCACCACGGCCTGCCACGCCATCGGCACGCCAGGGCATTCGTGGCAACTGGTCGCGCAGGGTGGCATGAGCATCGGGCACAAAGGCATGCTGTACGCCGGCAAGGTGCTGGGCGCCGCCGCGCTCGATTTCATGCAGAAGCCCGAGTTGCTGCAGAAGGCGCGCACTGAGTTTGAGGCGCGCACGAAGGATTCGCCTTACGTCTGCCCGATTCCGGACGGCGTCAAGCCGCCCCTGCCGTAG
- the era gene encoding GTPase Era produces the protein MTEPIETMPADYRSGFVAIIGKPNVGKSTLLNAMVGEKVAIVSPKPQTTRRQIRGILTLPNAQIVFVDTPGIHQPLHKLGRALVRDARAAIPDADVIVFVSDVTEMPDEADRHIASLLRQARGPVLLVMNKEDALRPAHVIEHSDAYRALGPWADWMLVSAIRGDNLSKVLSMIIERLPLGPPMYPTDLVTDQTDRLIVSELVREQALRFLEQEVPHALEVVVEEWADRPNGMLYVEAHLLVEKESQKGIVIGAHAAMLKKIGQSARQQIEQMLERKVFLELRVKVREHWREDESELRRMGYGQAG, from the coding sequence ATGACTGAACCTATCGAAACCATGCCGGCCGATTACCGCTCCGGCTTTGTCGCCATCATTGGCAAGCCCAACGTCGGCAAATCGACGCTGCTTAACGCGATGGTTGGGGAGAAAGTTGCGATTGTCTCGCCCAAGCCGCAGACGACGCGCCGCCAGATTCGCGGTATCCTCACGCTGCCGAATGCCCAGATCGTCTTTGTGGACACGCCCGGCATTCATCAGCCGCTGCACAAGCTCGGTCGTGCGCTCGTGCGCGACGCCCGCGCCGCCATCCCGGACGCCGATGTGATCGTGTTTGTCTCCGACGTGACCGAGATGCCGGATGAGGCCGACCGGCACATCGCCTCGCTGCTGCGGCAGGCGCGCGGGCCGGTGCTGCTGGTAATGAACAAGGAAGACGCGCTGCGACCGGCCCACGTCATCGAGCACAGCGACGCGTACCGGGCGCTTGGCCCGTGGGCCGACTGGATGCTCGTCTCGGCGATACGAGGCGACAATCTTTCGAAGGTGCTCAGCATGATCATCGAGCGGCTGCCGTTGGGCCCGCCGATGTACCCGACCGATCTCGTGACCGATCAGACCGATCGTCTGATCGTCAGCGAACTGGTGCGCGAGCAAGCGTTGCGCTTCCTGGAGCAGGAGGTGCCGCATGCGCTGGAGGTCGTCGTCGAGGAATGGGCTGACCGTCCCAACGGCATGCTGTACGTCGAGGCCCATCTGCTTGTGGAGAAGGAATCACAAAAGGGCATTGTCATCGGCGCGCATGCGGCCATGCTGAAGAAGATCGGCCAGTCGGCGCGCCAGCAGATCGAGCAGATGCTGGAACGCAAGGTATTCCTGGAGCTGCGCGTCAAAGTTCGTGAACACTGGCGCGAGGATGAAAGCGAATTGCGCCGCATGGGCTACGGCCAGGCCGGTTGA
- a CDS encoding DinB family protein, producing the protein MGDKRTDHMTASGANLAAWRARLAEVHARNEQVLRGLAAADLDRPIDTYAGERPARWGLQHVIDHNSRHMGHIELTRELWEHLK; encoded by the coding sequence ATGGGCGACAAGCGCACCGACCATATGACCGCCTCCGGCGCCAATCTGGCCGCCTGGCGGGCGCGGCTGGCCGAGGTTCACGCGCGCAACGAGCAGGTGCTGCGCGGCCTCGCCGCCGCCGATCTTGACCGGCCGATTGATACCTATGCAGGCGAACGCCCGGCCCGCTGGGGCCTGCAGCACGTTATTGACCACAACTCGCGCCACATGGGCCACATCGAACTGACGCGCGAGCTGTGGGAACACCTCAAGTGA
- a CDS encoding DUF664 domain-containing protein, whose protein sequence is MTEIETYIRVLNGLHEELLNMLDGLDAEALDWRPPAPQANTIFVLATHILDSEACWIQEAIASMDTGSDNIAYTVSN, encoded by the coding sequence GTGACTGAAATCGAAACGTACATCCGGGTGCTGAACGGGCTGCACGAAGAGCTGCTGAACATGCTCGACGGGCTGGATGCCGAAGCGCTGGACTGGCGGCCGCCCGCGCCGCAGGCCAACACGATCTTCGTGCTGGCAACGCACATCCTCGACTCCGAAGCGTGCTGGATTCAGGAGGCGATCGCCAGCATGGATACCGGCAGCGACAACATTGCTTATACTGTTTCAAATTGA
- a CDS encoding MFS transporter, translated as MSGVRKWLYAVGNLSPSVTGNAVAIYIQFFYVDVLKLSPGLMGLAWALYGIWNSLNEPLAGQLSDMTRTRWGRRIPWIMFGSLPMGVFFALMWLTPASIQQDQTSLFVYLLVLLWLFDAMFTFVVLNYVALFPEMYVRLEDRAEVSKLRQVFGVLGMVLGVALLPLIANTFGWGVMGVAFAVLTTGSLYVSLRGSFETPDAGNKESLPLRQALSATFRNWTFVTYMCAQVMKETGALLLQAGLPFYAKYVLRVTADVPVSVAGATLLVMPAGMVTTILLGTAMVMAFATLSLWARIAVKFGTRAATMCAFAAVGLSLIPFSFVQDVMQTLVAIAVFGLGLGGLNVLPDILLSEVIDEDETKTGVRREGMYFGMQGLLLKAGTVLQGAVLAFLLMTSGYNADLGPLGQPAGVDTGIRLAVSALPAIGFGLGVLFLTLYPLHGKRLAEVQARRARRGGPLREGES; from the coding sequence GTGAGTGGTGTCAGAAAGTGGCTCTACGCAGTCGGCAACCTGTCGCCGTCTGTTACCGGCAACGCGGTAGCGATCTACATCCAGTTCTTCTACGTCGACGTGCTCAAGCTCTCGCCCGGCCTGATGGGGCTGGCGTGGGCGCTGTACGGCATCTGGAACTCGCTGAATGAGCCGCTGGCCGGCCAGTTGTCGGACATGACGCGCACGCGCTGGGGGCGGCGCATCCCGTGGATCATGTTCGGCAGCCTGCCGATGGGCGTGTTCTTCGCGCTGATGTGGCTGACGCCCGCCTCGATACAGCAGGATCAGACTTCGCTGTTTGTGTACCTGCTGGTGCTGCTCTGGCTGTTCGACGCGATGTTCACGTTCGTTGTGCTAAACTATGTTGCGCTGTTTCCGGAGATGTATGTGCGGCTGGAAGATCGCGCGGAGGTCTCGAAGCTGCGCCAGGTGTTCGGCGTACTGGGCATGGTGCTCGGCGTGGCGCTGCTCCCGCTGATCGCGAACACCTTTGGCTGGGGCGTGATGGGCGTGGCGTTTGCCGTGCTGACGACCGGCTCGCTGTACGTGTCGCTGCGCGGCTCGTTTGAGACGCCGGATGCGGGCAACAAAGAATCGCTGCCATTGCGTCAGGCGCTGTCGGCCACCTTCCGCAACTGGACGTTCGTCACGTACATGTGCGCCCAGGTCATGAAAGAGACCGGCGCGCTCCTCTTGCAGGCCGGTTTGCCGTTCTACGCCAAGTATGTGTTGCGCGTCACGGCCGATGTGCCGGTTAGCGTGGCCGGCGCGACGTTGTTGGTCATGCCGGCCGGTATGGTGACCACGATTCTGCTCGGCACGGCGATGGTCATGGCCTTCGCGACGCTATCGCTGTGGGCGCGCATTGCCGTCAAGTTCGGCACGCGCGCCGCCACGATGTGCGCATTCGCCGCCGTGGGGCTGTCGCTGATTCCGTTCAGCTTCGTGCAGGATGTGATGCAGACGCTGGTCGCCATCGCCGTTTTCGGCCTGGGCCTGGGCGGCTTGAATGTTCTGCCGGACATTCTATTGTCGGAAGTGATCGATGAGGACGAGACGAAGACCGGCGTGCGGCGCGAGGGCATGTATTTCGGGATGCAGGGGTTGCTGCTGAAGGCGGGCACGGTCCTGCAAGGCGCTGTGCTGGCGTTTTTGTTGATGACCTCGGGCTACAACGCCGATCTTGGCCCCCTGGGTCAGCCGGCCGGCGTGGATACGGGGATCCGCTTGGCGGTATCAGCGCTGCCGGCCATTGGCTTCGGGTTGGGCGTGCTGTTCCTGACGCTGTACCCGCTGCACGGCAAACGTCTGGCCGAGGTGCAGGCGCGCCGCGCGCGCCGCGGCGGGCCATTGAGAGAGGGCGAGTCGTGA
- a CDS encoding CBS domain-containing protein, translating into MNIIVTHEHADFDAAASLFAAAKLYPAATPYLPRRVNRNVHDFLTLYGDSLRYARLDDRPLHGLQRVIVVDTQAAPSLKGISRATGLHFIDHHPFGKDLPAGATHEGFAAGSTTTLLVSQLMQARTPVSPIEATLFMLGVYEDTGALTYGGTGLEDFRAATWLFEQGANLDIVHDFLHHPLTPLQRELYQSLLQSARFVEFAGHTVMIAPARVTHYVEEISTLAHHLRDLYDCDALFVLVQEDDSVQVVARSTSDAIDVGAIAGELGGGGHARAAAALMRGASLDSVERRLQHALGAHVRPMVTAGQIMSRSVSTLTPDMPMRDAEMLMKRYGHEGFPVVGANSEVLGLLTRREIDRAVQHGLGDQPVSAYMHKGAMTVGPDDTVERARAIMLSRGVGQVPVVVDGRLTGIITRTDLIKLWGRTQTPLPEIDVVRMLERALPDEVLILLKAAGSVAHKKQFSLYVVGGFVRDLLVSEPNFDIDLVVEGNAIALAKAMAKRFGGHVHIHARFGTAKWMLEGSSFSALASLDFITARREYYTHPTALPQVESSSIQQDLHRRDFTINTLAICLDEMRFGQLLDFFGGVGDLRAKLVRVLHNLSFVEDPTRILRAVRYEQRLGFVIEPRTAELISDALDLLPRVSGERLNNELFLIFAEAAPQKSLHRLSELSVLQAIHPELRADPALERLFAQVRAAWPDAPPVVYLGVLTRDLPLASAESIGRRLALSKSQEAFIAELNTLHREEARIAEVARPSGLVRLLEPFGDDALRAAELLSDQPAVCAAIRRYRAELRAVKPALTGDRLIALGMKRGPVFRDILEALRDARLDGAVTTTAEEERLAWQIWRRQGEAEDPMVQTR; encoded by the coding sequence ATGAACATCATCGTCACGCACGAGCACGCCGACTTCGACGCTGCCGCGTCGCTGTTTGCCGCCGCCAAGCTGTACCCTGCGGCGACGCCATACCTGCCGCGCCGCGTCAACCGGAACGTGCACGATTTTCTGACGCTGTATGGTGACAGCCTGCGCTACGCCCGTCTGGACGACCGCCCGCTCCACGGGCTGCAGCGCGTGATTGTGGTGGATACCCAGGCGGCGCCGTCGCTCAAAGGCATAAGCCGCGCCACGGGCCTGCATTTCATTGACCATCACCCGTTCGGCAAGGATCTGCCGGCTGGCGCCACCCACGAAGGCTTTGCCGCCGGCTCCACTACGACTCTGCTGGTGTCGCAGCTGATGCAGGCGCGCACGCCAGTCTCTCCGATCGAAGCGACCCTGTTCATGCTGGGCGTGTACGAAGACACCGGCGCGCTGACGTACGGCGGCACGGGGTTGGAGGACTTCCGCGCCGCCACGTGGCTGTTCGAGCAGGGCGCCAACCTCGATATTGTGCACGACTTCCTGCACCACCCGCTGACGCCGCTCCAGCGCGAGCTGTATCAGTCGCTGCTGCAGTCGGCGCGCTTCGTGGAGTTCGCCGGGCACACCGTGATGATCGCCCCCGCGCGCGTGACGCATTACGTCGAGGAGATCTCGACACTGGCGCACCACCTGCGCGACCTGTATGACTGCGATGCGTTGTTCGTGCTGGTACAGGAAGACGACAGCGTGCAGGTCGTCGCGCGCAGCACCAGCGACGCCATCGACGTCGGTGCGATTGCGGGCGAACTGGGCGGCGGCGGCCATGCGCGGGCGGCGGCGGCGCTGATGCGCGGCGCTTCGCTGGATAGCGTCGAGCGCCGGCTTCAACATGCGCTCGGCGCGCACGTGCGGCCGATGGTCACCGCCGGCCAGATCATGTCGCGCAGCGTCAGCACGCTCACGCCGGACATGCCGATGCGCGACGCCGAAATGCTGATGAAACGCTACGGACATGAGGGCTTCCCGGTTGTCGGCGCGAATAGCGAAGTGCTGGGACTGCTGACGCGCCGCGAGATCGACCGCGCCGTGCAGCACGGCCTCGGCGATCAGCCGGTGTCGGCGTACATGCACAAGGGCGCGATGACCGTGGGACCGGACGACACGGTCGAGCGCGCCCGGGCGATTATGCTGTCACGCGGCGTCGGGCAGGTGCCGGTGGTGGTCGATGGCCGGCTGACGGGAATCATCACGCGCACCGACCTGATCAAGCTGTGGGGCCGTACGCAGACGCCGCTGCCGGAGATCGACGTCGTGCGCATGCTGGAACGCGCGCTGCCGGATGAGGTGCTGATCCTACTCAAGGCGGCGGGCAGCGTGGCGCACAAGAAGCAGTTCTCGCTCTATGTAGTCGGCGGCTTTGTGCGCGACCTGCTGGTCAGCGAGCCGAATTTCGACATCGATCTGGTGGTGGAGGGCAACGCCATTGCGCTGGCCAAGGCGATGGCCAAGCGGTTTGGCGGGCATGTGCACATCCACGCGCGCTTCGGTACCGCCAAATGGATGCTTGAAGGCTCGTCGTTCAGCGCGCTGGCTTCGCTCGACTTCATCACCGCGCGGCGCGAGTACTACACGCACCCGACGGCGCTGCCGCAGGTCGAGTCAAGCTCGATCCAGCAGGACCTGCACCGGCGCGACTTCACGATCAACACGCTGGCGATCTGTCTTGACGAGATGCGCTTCGGCCAACTGCTCGACTTCTTCGGCGGCGTCGGCGACCTGCGTGCGAAGCTTGTGCGCGTGCTGCACAACCTGTCGTTTGTCGAGGACCCCACGCGCATCCTGCGCGCCGTGCGCTACGAGCAGCGGCTTGGCTTCGTCATCGAGCCGCGCACGGCCGAGTTGATCAGCGACGCGCTCGATCTGCTGCCGCGCGTATCCGGCGAGCGGCTGAACAACGAGCTGTTCCTGATCTTTGCCGAGGCGGCGCCGCAAAAATCACTGCATCGGCTGTCCGAATTGTCGGTGTTGCAGGCGATTCACCCCGAGCTACGGGCAGATCCCGCGCTCGAGCGACTATTCGCGCAAGTGCGCGCCGCGTGGCCGGACGCGCCGCCCGTGGTCTATCTCGGCGTCCTGACGCGCGACCTGCCGCTGGCCAGCGCGGAATCGATTGGCCGGCGGCTGGCGTTGAGCAAGTCGCAGGAAGCGTTCATCGCCGAGCTTAACACGCTGCATCGCGAGGAAGCGCGTATTGCGGAGGTCGCCCGCCCGAGCGGCCTGGTGCGCCTGCTGGAGCCATTCGGGGACGATGCCCTGCGCGCGGCCGAACTGCTGTCGGACCAGCCGGCAGTATGTGCCGCCATACGGCGCTATCGGGCTGAGTTGCGCGCGGTGAAACCGGCGCTAACGGGCGACCGCCTGATCGCCTTGGGCATGAAGCGCGGCCCGGTCTTTCGCGACATCCTCGAGGCGCTGCGCGACGCGCGGCTCGATGGCGCAGTCACGACGACGGCTGAGGAGGAGCGCCTGGCCTGGCAGATCTGGCGCCGCCAAGGCGAAGCGGAGGACCCCATGGTGCAAACGCGGTAG
- a CDS encoding glycosyltransferase family 1 protein, whose amino-acid sequence MDFKPRDSDWPASADLVVAYGPFSRETSMLPAVRRLRALPRARRPIFVWWLTEGVPPLWLPRFAVEAAGRMRVAIDAVGIGGPSHRLRIFGELRRAQTSGVLDVLVVTSASRAAYLRNAGFEPVVVPLGYQPERYGRLLDRPRDIDVCFLGNMDSPRRRRLVPPLVRSLARAGVEVSVQSALYGEERTRYLNRCRIVLNVLRAPQDFVGQRFVLAAANGALTVSEPLRDREPFVDGKHIVVAPLDRLVDTVLYYLAHEDERACIAGEAHRFVTQELTVENSCGSILAHTHDAHSRRNSLQG is encoded by the coding sequence GTGGATTTCAAGCCTCGCGACTCAGACTGGCCGGCCAGCGCCGATTTGGTTGTGGCGTACGGCCCCTTCAGCCGGGAGACGTCGATGCTGCCGGCGGTGCGCAGGCTGCGCGCGCTGCCTCGCGCCCGGCGTCCAATCTTTGTCTGGTGGCTCACGGAGGGCGTGCCTCCGCTCTGGCTTCCGCGCTTCGCGGTGGAGGCGGCCGGCCGGATGCGGGTGGCGATCGATGCGGTTGGAATCGGCGGCCCATCGCACCGTCTGCGTATCTTCGGCGAACTGCGCCGGGCGCAAACGAGCGGCGTGCTAGATGTACTGGTGGTCACTTCCGCATCGCGTGCCGCATACCTGCGGAACGCCGGCTTTGAGCCGGTTGTGGTGCCGCTTGGCTACCAGCCTGAACGGTACGGGCGCCTGCTGGACAGGCCGCGCGATATCGATGTCTGCTTCCTCGGCAACATGGACTCGCCGCGACGCCGGCGACTGGTGCCGCCGCTCGTGCGATCGCTGGCGCGCGCCGGCGTGGAGGTCAGCGTGCAGTCCGCCCTCTATGGCGAGGAGCGCACGCGGTATCTGAACCGCTGCCGTATCGTGCTCAACGTCCTGCGCGCGCCTCAAGATTTCGTCGGCCAGAGATTTGTGCTGGCCGCCGCGAACGGCGCGCTGACCGTGTCCGAGCCGCTGCGCGATCGTGAGCCGTTCGTGGACGGCAAGCACATCGTCGTGGCGCCGCTCGACAGGCTGGTCGACACCGTTCTCTACTACCTGGCGCATGAGGATGAGCGCGCGTGCATCGCCGGCGAAGCCCATCGTTTTGTGACTCAGGAATTGACCGTCGAAAACTCGTGCGGCAGCATTCTGGCCCACACGCATGACGCGCATAGCCGGCGGAACTCGCTCCAAGGTTGA
- a CDS encoding NeuD/PglB/VioB family sugar acetyltransferase encodes MPQPLIILGAGTFAMDVADIISDIPAFEVAGFAVSIDPHQPGDTLLDKPVYWLTDLAGLALTHAAVCAIVSTRRRAFVEAAATLGMRFATIVHPSARVSRMAQLAEGVVVNAGVIVATHAVIERHAILNRGAIIGHHARIGPFATVSPGANLAGAVDVGAGAYVGLGAIVLEKKRIGEGALVGAGSLVTKDVSPRTLVIGSPARVAQEGIEPY; translated from the coding sequence TTGCCCCAACCATTGATCATCCTCGGCGCCGGGACATTTGCGATGGATGTCGCCGACATCATCAGCGACATACCAGCGTTCGAGGTAGCCGGCTTCGCCGTGAGCATCGATCCGCACCAGCCAGGCGACACACTGCTCGACAAGCCCGTCTACTGGCTCACGGATCTCGCGGGGTTGGCCCTCACGCATGCCGCCGTCTGCGCCATCGTCAGCACGCGACGGCGCGCGTTCGTCGAAGCGGCGGCAACGCTGGGCATGCGCTTCGCGACGATTGTGCATCCTTCCGCCCGCGTATCGCGCATGGCGCAGTTGGCGGAAGGCGTTGTCGTCAATGCCGGCGTCATCGTCGCCACACATGCGGTGATCGAGCGTCACGCGATCTTGAATCGTGGCGCGATTATCGGCCACCATGCCCGCATCGGGCCGTTCGCGACGGTTTCGCCCGGCGCCAACCTGGCGGGCGCCGTCGACGTGGGCGCCGGCGCCTACGTGGGACTGGGCGCGATCGTGCTGGAGAAAAAGCGTATCGGCGAGGGCGCGCTGGTTGGCGCCGGATCGCTGGTGACGAAAGACGTGTCTCCCCGCACCCTCGTCATCGGCTCGCCGGCGCGGGTTGCGCAGGAAGGCATCGAGCCGTACTGA
- a CDS encoding zinc ribbon domain-containing protein, translated as MTQETLGYVELEWTCKTCGTKNKGTQKTCTSCGAPMPDKQEFELPTQQVLITDPKAAEQAAKGPDKTCEFCGTRNPVDAKNCSQCGASMEGAKAREAGQVLGAFQDKPQPDLPCPSCGTLNPAIALKCKNCGSSMATPKKAPAPPPAPPAAAKRGGIVGIAIGVVALLALCACGFYVFGLLTQTSSVTASVASVAWERSITLQEQQQVKKPAVWEDDIPSGAQKLTCQKKVRSTQDSPGPNTEKVCGTPYVVNQGSGTGKVVQDCKYNVMANSCEYSMLDWVDLAPIVLRGADLNPQWPNASPKSGQRVAAQNARHETYTVTFKGDGKQYTYTLSNASEFARFTPNSRWTLDVNGLGGVNRVTPAN; from the coding sequence ATGACCCAGGAAACGCTTGGTTACGTTGAACTCGAGTGGACGTGCAAAACGTGCGGCACGAAGAACAAGGGCACACAGAAGACGTGCACCTCGTGCGGCGCGCCGATGCCCGACAAGCAGGAATTCGAGTTGCCCACCCAGCAGGTGCTGATCACCGACCCGAAGGCGGCCGAGCAGGCCGCGAAAGGACCGGACAAGACCTGCGAGTTCTGCGGCACGCGCAACCCGGTCGATGCCAAGAACTGCTCGCAGTGCGGCGCAAGCATGGAGGGGGCCAAGGCGCGCGAAGCCGGCCAGGTGCTCGGCGCGTTCCAGGACAAACCGCAACCCGATCTGCCCTGCCCGTCGTGCGGCACGCTGAACCCGGCCATTGCGCTCAAGTGCAAGAACTGCGGCAGCAGCATGGCTACTCCAAAGAAGGCGCCAGCACCGCCGCCTGCGCCGCCGGCCGCCGCGAAACGCGGCGGCATCGTCGGCATCGCCATCGGTGTCGTGGCACTGCTGGCGTTGTGCGCGTGCGGCTTCTATGTCTTTGGCCTGCTGACACAGACCAGCAGCGTGACGGCATCGGTCGCATCGGTGGCGTGGGAACGCTCGATCACGCTCCAGGAGCAGCAGCAGGTGAAGAAGCCGGCCGTCTGGGAAGACGACATCCCCAGCGGCGCGCAGAAGCTCACCTGCCAGAAAAAGGTGCGCAGCACCCAGGACTCACCGGGCCCCAACACCGAGAAGGTCTGCGGCACGCCGTACGTCGTCAACCAGGGCAGCGGCACCGGCAAGGTCGTACAGGACTGCAAGTACAACGTCATGGCAAACTCTTGCGAATACAGCATGCTCGATTGGGTCGACCTGGCGCCGATCGTGCTGCGCGGCGCCGACCTGAACCCGCAGTGGCCGAACGCCAGCCCGAAGTCGGGCCAGCGCGTGGCCGCGCAGAACGCGCGCCATGAGACGTACACGGTCACTTTCAAGGGCGACGGCAAGCAGTACACCTACACGCTGTCGAATGCCTCGGAGTTCGCCCGCTTCACGCCAAACAGCCGCTGGACACTGGACGTCAACGGGCTGGGCGGCGTCAATCGCGTGACGCCGGCGAACTGA
- the gmhB gene encoding D-glycero-beta-D-manno-heptose 1,7-bisphosphate 7-phosphatase, protein MRPAIFLDRDGTLNVEVHYLRRPEQIRLIDGVPQALNALRAAGYALVVITNQSGIARGYFDHGTLGAIHATLVSALADHGASVDAIYACPHHPDDACTCRKPRSDLYHQAAREHDLDLSRSLMIGDKDTDLLAAKNLGMESILVRTGYGPEYLAQIAAWPDYQPAYIANDLADATRWLLARAR, encoded by the coding sequence ATGCGCCCGGCCATCTTCCTCGACCGCGACGGCACGCTGAATGTGGAAGTTCACTACCTGCGCCGGCCCGAGCAGATTCGCCTGATCGACGGCGTGCCGCAGGCGCTGAACGCGCTGCGCGCCGCCGGCTACGCGCTCGTGGTAATCACCAACCAGTCGGGCATCGCGCGCGGGTACTTCGATCATGGGACACTCGGCGCCATCCACGCAACGCTGGTCAGCGCGCTGGCGGACCACGGCGCGTCGGTCGACGCCATCTACGCCTGCCCGCATCATCCCGACGACGCCTGCACCTGCCGCAAGCCGCGCTCGGACCTATACCACCAGGCCGCCCGCGAGCACGACCTCGACCTGTCGCGCTCGCTGATGATTGGCGACAAGGACACCGACCTGCTGGCCGCCAAGAACCTGGGCATGGAAAGCATCCTGGTGCGGACCGGCTACGGACCGGAGTACCTGGCGCAGATCGCCGCATGGCCGGACTACCAGCCTGCCTATATCGCCAACGACCTGGCCGACGCGACTCGCTGGCTGCTGGCGCGCGCACGCTGA